Proteins co-encoded in one Arachis hypogaea cultivar Tifrunner chromosome 13, arahy.Tifrunner.gnm2.J5K5, whole genome shotgun sequence genomic window:
- the LOC112735194 gene encoding uncharacterized protein has translation MLAVGDTANNPQPVQDIPEMTFHPTEFNCSDTNLDDPMVISIQLGDLIVRKVLLDPGSSADVLFFATFEKMKLSINILQPSIRDLVGFLEERVPVLGSVWLQTTLGEQPLSKIQDIQYLVVDCFSPYNLILGRPFLNIFAAIVSTIHLCVKFPVHDNVVATVHSDLQEARNCYNTSLKPIDAKAS, from the coding sequence ATGTTGGCAGTTGGGGACACTGCCAACAATCCTCAACCAGTTCAGGACATTCCAGAAATGACCTTCCACCCGACTGAGTTTAATTGCAGCGACACCAACTTGGACGACCCTATGGTCATCTCCATCCAGTTGGGAGACCTAATAGTTCGGAAAGTTTTGCTGGATCCGGGGAGCAGCGCTGATGTGTTATTTTTTGCCACATTTGAAAAGATGAAGCTGAGCATTAACATTTTACAGCCATCTATCAGAGACTTGGTCGGATTTTTAGAAGAGCGGGTCCCCGTTCTGGGTTCAGTGTGGTTGCAAACCACACTCGGTGAGCAGCCACTATCTAAGATACAAGATATTCAATATCTTGTAGTCGACTGTTTTAGCCCATATAATCTCATTTTAGGTAgaccttttttaaatatatttgctGCAATTGTATCCACAATTCATCTTTGTGTCAAGTTTCCTGTGCATGACAATGTAGTGGCCACGGTTCACAGTGATCTTCAAGAAGCTCGGAATTGTTATAACACAAGCTTGAAGCctattgatgccaaggcatcttag